A genomic region of Ictalurus furcatus strain D&B chromosome 29, Billie_1.0, whole genome shotgun sequence contains the following coding sequences:
- the zgc:92594 gene encoding E3 ubiquitin/ISG15 ligase TRIM25, with product MAKALEDTSVLEEELTCPVCLDLYREPHLLPCGHNFCLQCLRRLKSRSERGRLRCPECRESHRCSKQWQKNFKLASIADGFRHRNRTQRPSQSRPGPSYRTAEVRCDYCGPDITGDSAKRSTAVKTCLKCEVSMCPEHVQHHLELPAFREHPLVEPLSDMRKRKCIEHDEMFRYYCMDERKFLCNACTIEGGHNRHAIKTLKNTMKDLRASLDTQLQKVNRKIRRVEKNVKEQREVEQQNKAFLEEVDKQVDTLRGVLMTRLDGFLSSLSEGVRAYEGENSLNIQQGVVQTEEDRNRLGVVHAGIEQLLQENDPFQFIKEYMSCAKSYRRLLKRPLFQPHAVTMDTEVIEECMEGKLEDFMTDLREHITTLINTVCKGDEVDEGDEGVEEEEEEDNSEENEDENDSSNEEEEQEEMSNDEEDSDHSESTYDYTPEEEEEEEDE from the exons ATGGCGAAAGCTTTGGAGGACACCAGTGTGCTGGAGGAAGAGCTGACCTGCCCTGTGTGCCTAGACCTTTATCGAGAACCCCACCTGTTGCCATGTGGCCACAACTTCTGCCTGCAGTGTCTGCGGAGGCTGAAGAGCCGTTCAGAGCGTGGCCGTCTGCGCTGCCCTGAATGCCGCGAGAGCCACCGCTGCTCCAAGCAATGGCAGAAGAACTTCAAACTTGCCAGCATCGCTGACGGCTTTCGGCACCGCAACCGCACCCAGCGGCCCAGCCAGAGCCGACCAGGACCCTCATACAGGACCGCTGAGGTGCGCTGTGATTATTGTGGTCCGGACATTACCGGTGATTCAGCCAAGAGATCCACAGCGGTGAAGACGTGCCTGAAGTGTGAGGTGTCCATGTGTCCAGAGCATGTGCAGCACCACCTTGAGCTCCCTGCCTTCCGCGAGCATCCGCTGGTGGAGCCACTGAGCGACATGAGGAAGAGAAAGTGCATAGAGCATGACGAGATGTTTCGATATTACTGTATGGATGAGCGCAAGTTCCTGTGCAATGCATGCACCATTGAGGGAGGTCACAACAGGCATGCTATCAAAACGCTCAAGAATACCATGAAGGACCTGCGG GCATCTCTGGACACACAACTACAGAAGGTGAACAGGAAGATCAGAAGAGTAGAGAAAAATGTAAAGGAGCAAAGAGAGGTGGAACAGCAAAACAAG GCCTTCCTGGAGGAAGTGGACAAGCAGGTGGACACCCTCCGAGGGGTTCTGATGACCAGGCTGGATGGATTCCTGTCATCGCTGAGTGAGGGCGTGCGTGCCTATGAGGGGGAGAACAGCCTCAACATCCAGCAGGGCGTGGTGCAAACTGAAGAGGACCGCAATCGCCTGGGAGTTGTCCACGCAGGCATCGAGCAGCTGCTACAGGAGAATGACCCATTCCAGTTCATTAAG gaATATATGTCATGTGCCAAAAG tTACCGCAGGCTTCTGAAAAGGCCACTGTTTCAGCCACATGCTGTGACAATGGATACAGAGGTCATTGAGGAATGTATGGAAGGAAAACTGGAGGATTTTATGACTGATCTGCGGGAACACATCACCACATTGATTAACACTGTCT GTAAAGGTGATGAGGTAGATGAAGGAGATGAGGGagtggaagaggaggaagaggaagataACAGCGAAGAAAATGAAGACGAAAATGATAGCAGCAATGAAGAGGAAGAGCAAGAGGAGATGAGCAATGATGAGGAAGACTCTGACCACAGTGAGTCTACTTATGACTACACcccagaggaggaagaggaagaggaggatgagtgA
- the sb:cb1081 gene encoding sterile alpha motif domain-containing protein 9-like has translation MANYTVPSHRGGQIPLQPQDRDHLSALDVVWANKYEGEMISSANAMEMEFKFYKGAPPQWLNFYWAEQENSPFVKRDMYQVLQRKINETKTKRWRFASINLSHEPGSGGSTLAMQVLWDLRKKLRCARVIDSATDTKAIAQQVLRLFRAGGSENQNTVLLLLDNKHTIDDTSFRENLEENLFDEIKANNISATIPVVIILNCLRQKDLTERTENVKLSSSLSEEEQDNFKRKQSDIIQKHGNRHTQLYAFNIMLRNYDQSYVKYVCKNFLPLKKKRRPRKQQLLAFLALINSYVPGSDLPYDLCRMFIGREGNNVDAFSLEQNMQPFTDFLVIFSTKEEKARSEDVHVRMVHPMIADECLRLLTKAGVTRGDTTLKLLREMCKDDMPPCLVKTVKKLLTKREYRLQKQEKFSRVILDIRKERPSMCVAVLKMALKKFTTDPFYPQALARFYYIGMEDYERAKHWVEMAIMRDKGNSFIRDTLGQVHKNYLKYIIREKQLPLKNPEAYARKILELGKQATKGFKDEEEVAKAEEAPEMKEHGMTSTSTIFNNRGTFGYMQAAKIIFDELTTLHKDWSKVLTKEVTPHCFLNSYGKGKCEKYKSLITSLRDEVEVKFEFFEWYLLYSKPSIHKDEPTYFWPEVDECYMKFVTQYQQNKSAFQILKEKKANTFAGLLYTQDRDTELELITEQWKDIYLQSQSDAQIIQNYVVANVMLSQRSNTSIASLEELQAMLHKLWTEQKDNRSPEFYLLVLLLFWPDAQQGRPNSLDMSECVRHMHHSFERTYKNYLRSRYLVPLFFLTVGHGLHGFVPKSCVDETSIDLLTKGSERVEIPQLRRVRGEVRNYKAFAVEGSEKIEVSPDRPASVRGEGKVSFYLGFNIKGPVAYNIRYEQ, from the coding sequence ATGGCAAATTATACTGTTCCTTCTCACCGTGGTGGGCAAATACCACTACAGCCTCAAGACAGAGACCATCTGTCAGCCCTTGATGTTGTGTGGGCCAATAAATATGAGGGTGAAATGATCAGTTCTGCAAATGCCATGGAGATGGAATTCAAGTTTTACAAAGGTGCCCCACCACAATGGCTGAACTTCTATTGGGCTGAACAAGAGAACTCCCCTTTTGTCAAGCGGGATATGTATCAAGTACTACAAAGAAAGATCAatgaaactaaaactaaaaggTGGCGCTTTGCTTCTATTAATTTGTCCCATGAACCAGGCAGTGGAGGGTCCACCTTGGCCATGCAGGTACTATGGGACCTGAGAAAAAAGCTCAGGTGTGCCAGAGTAATAGATTCTGCAACAGACACGAAGGCCATTGCACAGCAAGTGCTGCGGTTATTTAGAGCAGGTGGTTCAGAAAACCAAAACACTGTTCTCCTtcttctggacaacaagcacaCAATTGATGATACTTCATTTCGAGAAAACCTTGAAGAAAACCTCTTTGATGAAATTAAAGCAAACAATATCAGTGCTACAATCCCTGTGGTTATCATTTTAAACTGTCTCCGCCAGAAAGATTTGacagaaagaacagaaaatgtGAAACTGTCCTCAAGCCTTTCAGAGGAAGAGCAAGacaattttaagagaaaacagTCTGACATCATTCAAAAACATGGAAACAGACACACTCAACTTTATGCCTTTAACATTATGCTGAGAAATTACGATCAAAGTTATGTTAAATATGTCTGCAAAAATTTTCtgccattaaagaaaaaaaggaggcCACGCAAACAACAACTTCTGGCTTTTTTGGCACTGATTAATTCATATGTCCCTGGCTCTGATCTCCCATATGATCTTTGTCGGATGTTCATTGGGAGGGAAGGTAATAATGTTGACGCTTTCTCTTTGGAGCAAAATATGCAGCCCTTCACAGACTTTCTGGTCATATTCTCAACAAAGGAAGAAAAGGCCAGAAGTGAGGACGTACATGTACGTATGGTACATCCCATGATTGCTGATGAATGTCTAAGATTGTTAACTAAAGCTGGGGTAACCAGAGGTGACACTACATTGAAGCTACTGAGAGAAATGTGCAAAGATGACATGCCTCCATGTTTGgtgaaaactgtaaaaaaattaCTCACAAAGCGAGAATATAGGCTGCAAAAACAGGAAAAATTCTCCAGAGTGATCCTAGATATAAGAAAGGAAAGGCCATCCATGTGTGTTGCAGTGTTGAAAATGGCCTTGAAAAAATTTACAACGGATCCATTTTATCCACAAGCTCTTGCCCGTTTCTATTACATTGGGATGGAAGATTATGAACGAGCTAAACACTGGGTTGAAATGGCAATTATGAGGGATAAAGGAAACTCCTTTATCAGAGACACCCTTGGACAAGTGcataaaaactatttaaaatatattatccGTGAAAAACAATTGCCATTGAAAAACCCTGAAGCGTATGCTAGAAAAATCCTGGAACTTGGAAAACAAGCAACTAAGGGTTTTAAGGATGAAGAAGAAGTTGCTAAGGCAGAGGAGGCACCAGAGATGAAAGAGCATGGCATGACGAGCACATCTACCATCTTCAACAACAGGGGTACCTTTGGCTACATGCAAGCGGCAAAGATCATTTTTGATGAACTCACAACCCTTCACAAGGACTGGTCCAAAGTACTTACAAAGGAAGTAACTCCGCACTGTTTTCTCAACTCTTATGGAAAAGGCAAATGTGAGAAGTATAAGAGTCTCATTACAAGTCTAAGAGATGAAGTTGAGGTCAAGTTCGAATTTTTTGAATGGTATCTCCTTTACTCAAAGCCAAGCATCCACAAAGATGAACCCACATACTTCTGGCCAGAAGTTGATGAATGCTACATGAAATTTGTAACACAATACCAACAGAATAAGTCAGCATTTCAGATCCTCAAGGAGAAAAAGGCCAACACATTTGCAGGATTACTGTACACACAAGACAGAGACACTGAACTGGAACTGATCACTGAACAATGGAAAGATATTTATTTGCAATCACAGAGTGATGCGCAGATTATCCAAAACTACGTTGTTGCAAATGTCATGTTAAGTCAAAGGAGTAACACATCCATAGCATCACTGGAAGAACTTCAGGCAATGTTACACAAGCTCTGGACAGAACAAAAAGATAACAGAAGTCCAGAATTCTATCTCTTGGTTCTTCTGCTCTTTTGGCCTGATGCACAACAGGGCAGACCCAACAGTCTGGACATGTCTGAATGTGTTAGGCATATGCATCATTCCTTTGAAAGAACGTACAAAAATTACCTACGCTCTCGTTACCTGGTGCCTCTCTTCTTCCTAACTGTAGGCCACGGACTACATGGATTTGTCCCTAAATCATGTGTAGATGAAACTTCAATTGACCTTCTTACTAAAGGAAGTGAAAGAGTTGAAATCCCACAACTGCGACGTGtgagaggagaggtgagaaATTATAAGGCTTTTGCTGTAGAAGGATCTGAGAAGATTGAGGTTTCTCCCGATCGTCCAGCCAGTGTTCGTGGTGAAGGAAAGGTTTCTTTCTATCTTGGCTTTAACATCAAGGGACCTGTGGCTTACAACATTAGATATGAGCAATAA